From Mytilus edulis chromosome 9, xbMytEdul2.2, whole genome shotgun sequence, the proteins below share one genomic window:
- the LOC139489407 gene encoding zinc finger protein 544-like, protein MCQQRTTTGEKLSKSTMCQQRTTTGAKLSKSTMCQQRTTTGAKLSKSTMCQQRTTTGAKLSKSTMCQQRTTTGAKLSKSTMCQQRTTTGAKLSNSTMCQQRTTTGAKLSNSTMCQQRTTTGAKLSKSTMCQQRTTTGAKLSKSTMCQQRTTTGAKLSNSTMCHQKIKDFPKRS, encoded by the coding sequence ATGTGTCAGCAAAGAACTACTACAGGAGAAAAACTATCAAAATCAACCATGTGTCAGCAAAGAACTACTACAGGAGCAAAACTATCAAAATCAACCATGTGTCAACAAAGAACTACTACAGGAGCAAAACTATCAAAATCAACCATGTGTCAGCAAAGAACTACTACAGGAGCAAAACTATCAAAATCAACCATGTGTCAGCAAAGAACTACTACAGGAGCAAAACTATCAAAATCAACCATGTGTCAGCAAAGAACTACTACAGGAGCAAAACTATCAAACTCAACCATGTGTCAGCAAAGAACTACTACAGGAGCAAAACTATCAAACTCAACCATGTGTCAGCAAAGAACTACTACAGGAGCAAAACTATCAAAATCAACCATGTGTCAGCAAAGAACTACTACAGGAGCAAAACTATCAAAATCAACCATGTGTCAACAAAGAACTACTACAGGAGCAAAACTATCAAACTCAACCATGTGTCAtcaaaaaattaaggattttcctAAAAGGAGTTAG
- the LOC139489459 gene encoding RNA pseudouridylate synthase domain-containing protein 1-like isoform X2: MMPVAFRLYPVERLIQGLRVLFNAFYNKYLKVNSKGSPPDVLYRSNNYLIINKPWDVKINSDNSEEYTVATNLTDHFPQLSDDTLSHRFRFNHRLDYPTSGVLSLSLNKKAAAKFSKLFLKRSIRKHYLALVGGYLSEPYILVDIPIGKDSFVDYKHKQCACTSKGCVDSKHAMTLTILLEYGTYNGMPASKVLMIPYTGRTHQLRVHSNLIGHTIIGDYTYSNEKDTAPYRMMLHAYRMIVPLHGEPLDIVSPDPFLTSVDPKWKPHKVITNYDDVMKENLTLKNVKEKNISSLTYHTMKIYNSQFEKNPLKEFSSYLSIFSLYINFGMDFTYATLYYCMDRYD; this comes from the exons ATGATGCCTGTGGCATTCAGATTATATCCAGTAGAGAGATTAATTCAAGGACTTAGAGTATTATTCAATGCAttctataataaatatttaaaagtgaATAGTAAAGGAAGTCCACCTGATGTACTATACCGGAGTAATAATTACCTGATTATTAACAAACCATGGGACGTTAAAATTAATAGTGATAACTCAGAGGAATACACTGTAGCCACTAATCTAACAGATCATTTTCCACAACTAAGTGATGACACATTAAGCCATCGTTTCAG ATTTAATCACCGTTTAGATTATCCAACAAGTGGAGTGTTGAGTTTGTCATTAAACAAGAAGGCTGCAGCTAAATTTTCGAAATTGTTTCTAAAAAGAAGTATAAGAAAACATTATTTAGCTTTG GTTGGTGGGTATTTATCTGAGCCATATATACTGGTAGATATACCGATCGGAAAGGACAGTTTTGTGGActataaacataaacaatgtgCATGTACCAGTAAAGGGTGTGTGGACAGTAAACATGCTATGACCTTGACAATTCTTCTAGAGTATGGAACATATAATGGAATGCCAGCATCTAAAGTTCTTATGATACCATATACAG GTAGAACACATCAGTTAAGAGTGCACAGTAATCTGATTGGTCACACTATTATTGGAGATTATACATATAGTAATGAGAAGGACACAGCACCGTATCGTATGATGTTACATGCCTATAGAATGATAGTACCCCTACATGGGGAACCACTTGATATAGTGTCACCGGACCCATTTCTAACAAGTGTAGATCCTAAGTGGAAGCCACATAAAGTCATTACCAATTATGATGACGTTATGAAGGAAAACTTAACTTTGAAGAATGTGAAAGAAAAGAATATATCTAGTTTAACATATCATACAATGAAAATTTATAACTCTCAATTTGAAAAGAATCCATTAAAAGAGTTTTCAtcttatttatctatattttctCTGTATATCAATTTTGGGATGGATTTCACATATGCAACTCTATATTATTGTATGGATAGGTATGACTGA
- the LOC139489459 gene encoding RNA pseudouridylate synthase domain-containing protein 1-like isoform X1, translated as MHFKHLRTLDKIMMPVAFRLYPVERLIQGLRVLFNAFYNKYLKVNSKGSPPDVLYRSNNYLIINKPWDVKINSDNSEEYTVATNLTDHFPQLSDDTLSHRFRFNHRLDYPTSGVLSLSLNKKAAAKFSKLFLKRSIRKHYLALVGGYLSEPYILVDIPIGKDSFVDYKHKQCACTSKGCVDSKHAMTLTILLEYGTYNGMPASKVLMIPYTGRTHQLRVHSNLIGHTIIGDYTYSNEKDTAPYRMMLHAYRMIVPLHGEPLDIVSPDPFLTSVDPKWKPHKVITNYDDVMKENLTLKNVKEKNISSLTYHTMKIYNSQFEKNPLKEFSSYLSIFSLYINFGMDFTYATLYYCMDRYD; from the exons ATGCACTTTAAACATTTAAGAACT TTAGATAAGATAATGATGCCTGTGGCATTCAGATTATATCCAGTAGAGAGATTAATTCAAGGACTTAGAGTATTATTCAATGCAttctataataaatatttaaaagtgaATAGTAAAGGAAGTCCACCTGATGTACTATACCGGAGTAATAATTACCTGATTATTAACAAACCATGGGACGTTAAAATTAATAGTGATAACTCAGAGGAATACACTGTAGCCACTAATCTAACAGATCATTTTCCACAACTAAGTGATGACACATTAAGCCATCGTTTCAG ATTTAATCACCGTTTAGATTATCCAACAAGTGGAGTGTTGAGTTTGTCATTAAACAAGAAGGCTGCAGCTAAATTTTCGAAATTGTTTCTAAAAAGAAGTATAAGAAAACATTATTTAGCTTTG GTTGGTGGGTATTTATCTGAGCCATATATACTGGTAGATATACCGATCGGAAAGGACAGTTTTGTGGActataaacataaacaatgtgCATGTACCAGTAAAGGGTGTGTGGACAGTAAACATGCTATGACCTTGACAATTCTTCTAGAGTATGGAACATATAATGGAATGCCAGCATCTAAAGTTCTTATGATACCATATACAG GTAGAACACATCAGTTAAGAGTGCACAGTAATCTGATTGGTCACACTATTATTGGAGATTATACATATAGTAATGAGAAGGACACAGCACCGTATCGTATGATGTTACATGCCTATAGAATGATAGTACCCCTACATGGGGAACCACTTGATATAGTGTCACCGGACCCATTTCTAACAAGTGTAGATCCTAAGTGGAAGCCACATAAAGTCATTACCAATTATGATGACGTTATGAAGGAAAACTTAACTTTGAAGAATGTGAAAGAAAAGAATATATCTAGTTTAACATATCATACAATGAAAATTTATAACTCTCAATTTGAAAAGAATCCATTAAAAGAGTTTTCAtcttatttatctatattttctCTGTATATCAATTTTGGGATGGATTTCACATATGCAACTCTATATTATTGTATGGATAGGTATGACTGA